In Hymenobacter aquaticus, a single window of DNA contains:
- a CDS encoding porin family protein — MKRLAAFLLLTLFFGASAHAQLGLKGGLNAAVLQGSVGTDATYQTSYHAGLFYEMKVIGNIISIQPELLYSLQGTERKSDFENYRTKLHYVNVPLLAKVTVGPVYVEGGPQAGLLLKAQDEGVLVLSGDDSQVVYGAGTRNAGPDFKNLDLSLCVGAGLKLPLGFAVGGRFNAGLNDLRTARSVRSVNDPELKNRVFQAYLSFQLPGGK; from the coding sequence ATGAAACGACTTGCGGCCTTTCTTCTGCTCACGCTCTTTTTCGGGGCTTCGGCCCACGCCCAGCTTGGCCTCAAGGGGGGGCTGAACGCGGCCGTGCTACAAGGCTCCGTCGGCACCGACGCCACCTACCAGACTTCCTACCACGCCGGTCTGTTCTACGAAATGAAGGTCATCGGCAATATCATTTCCATCCAGCCCGAGCTGCTGTACTCGTTGCAGGGCACCGAGCGGAAGTCGGACTTCGAAAACTACCGCACCAAGCTGCACTACGTGAACGTGCCGCTGCTGGCCAAAGTCACGGTGGGGCCGGTGTACGTGGAGGGCGGGCCCCAGGCCGGGCTGCTGCTCAAGGCCCAGGACGAGGGCGTGCTGGTGCTGTCCGGCGACGACAGCCAAGTTGTTTACGGCGCCGGCACCCGCAACGCGGGCCCCGATTTCAAAAACCTGGACCTGAGCCTGTGCGTGGGCGCGGGCCTGAAGCTGCCCCTGGGCTTTGCCGTGGGCGGCCGCTTCAACGCGGGCCTGAACGACCTGCGCACGGCCAGATCGGTGCGGAGCGTGAATGACCCGGAGCTGAAAAACCGCGTGTTTCAGGCCTACCTCAGCTTCCAGCTGCCCGGCGGCAAGTAG
- a CDS encoding DUF4159 domain-containing protein, which translates to MPVPFTFVRLQYRSGDWDAVDERMPANLLHSLIQYTTVPVSQKEKAVALDSPELFNYPFCYLSGHRLVQFSAQEKKNFIQYVRGGGFVFVDDCNHDIDGLFARSFEEQMRQCFGAGALKKIAKNHPIYSQFFKFPEGPPPTSFELNGWGDDLVHDYLKGIEIDGRLRVLYSNKDYGCEWDYDFRNKRFLAEDNTKFGVNILLYALTA; encoded by the coding sequence ATGCCCGTTCCGTTTACCTTCGTGCGCCTCCAGTACCGCTCCGGCGACTGGGATGCCGTGGACGAAAGAATGCCCGCCAACCTGCTGCATTCCCTGATTCAGTACACCACCGTGCCCGTCAGTCAGAAGGAAAAGGCCGTGGCCCTGGACAGCCCCGAGTTGTTCAACTACCCCTTCTGCTACCTCTCGGGCCACCGGCTGGTGCAGTTTTCGGCCCAGGAGAAAAAGAACTTCATCCAGTACGTGCGCGGCGGCGGCTTCGTGTTCGTCGACGACTGCAACCACGACATCGACGGGCTGTTTGCTCGCTCCTTCGAGGAGCAGATGCGCCAGTGCTTCGGAGCCGGGGCTCTGAAGAAGATTGCCAAGAACCACCCCATCTACTCCCAGTTCTTCAAGTTTCCGGAAGGCCCGCCGCCCACCTCGTTCGAGCTCAATGGCTGGGGCGACGACCTGGTGCACGACTACCTGAAAGGCATCGAAATCGACGGCAGGCTGCGGGTGCTCTACTCCAACAAGGACTACGGCTGCGAGTGGGACTACGACTTCCGCAACAAGCGCTTCCTAGCCGAAGACAACACCAAGTTCGGCGTCAATATTCTGCTCTATGCCCTCACGGCGTAG
- a CDS encoding transposase produces MQQDLPQRRSVRLPGYDYGQAGWYFVTIVAKDRCPLFGQIGEDATVGYSAIGEQVCRAWCELTAAYPRLHADAWILMPNHLHCILGFLPTPAGELVKTLGQVVGALKATTTRLTRPLRGSTDSLWQRSYYEHVIRNAHELAVYREYIQNNPARWLVRKHAGEATAAAG; encoded by the coding sequence ATGCAGCAGGATTTGCCGCAGCGCCGCTCGGTGCGTTTGCCGGGGTACGACTATGGGCAGGCGGGCTGGTATTTCGTGACCATTGTGGCGAAGGACCGGTGTCCGCTTTTTGGTCAAATCGGAGAAGATGCTACGGTTGGCTACTCTGCTATCGGGGAGCAGGTATGCCGGGCGTGGTGTGAGCTGACGGCGGCTTACCCGCGCCTGCATGCCGATGCCTGGATACTGATGCCGAACCACCTGCACTGTATTTTGGGGTTTCTGCCCACACCCGCCGGAGAGTTGGTCAAAACGCTGGGGCAGGTCGTTGGAGCCTTGAAAGCAACTACCACCCGGCTTACTCGTCCTTTGCGGGGCTCAACGGATAGCTTATGGCAGCGCAGCTACTATGAGCACGTCATTCGCAACGCCCACGAACTGGCAGTCTACCGCGAGTACATTCAAAATAACCCGGCCCGGTGGCTGGTTCGCAAGCATGCGGGCGAAGCTACGGCAGCGGCCGGGTAA
- a CDS encoding AAA family ATPase yields the protein MTEQDVRTLLAKLPPLREEIGKIIVGQQQVLDEVLVALLAGGHALLEGVPGLAKTLLVRTLASATDLPFRRIQFTPDLMPTDILGTEVLEEDHGTGHRSFKFNQGPIFASLVLADEINRTPPKTQAALLEAMQEGHVTYAGQEHALPKPFFLLATQNPIEQSGTYPLPEAQLDRFLLYIRIGYPTEQEELAVLSGTTGTARAEVKPVLGGEDIRQLQQLVRQVSLSPELLDFVNRLVRATRPATSSVKFIQEYGRWGAGPRAGQALILCAKARALLQGRFAATLDDIRTLAPPVLRHRVLLNFNAEAENLTPDDAVAALLKDVLV from the coding sequence ATGACGGAACAAGACGTTCGTACCCTGTTAGCTAAGCTGCCGCCGCTGCGCGAGGAAATCGGCAAAATCATCGTGGGCCAGCAGCAGGTGCTGGACGAAGTGCTGGTAGCCTTGCTGGCGGGCGGCCACGCCCTGCTCGAAGGCGTGCCGGGCCTGGCCAAAACCCTGCTGGTGCGCACCCTGGCCTCGGCCACCGACCTGCCCTTCCGCCGCATCCAGTTCACCCCGGATTTGATGCCGACCGACATTCTGGGCACCGAGGTGCTGGAGGAAGACCACGGCACCGGGCACCGCTCGTTCAAGTTCAACCAGGGGCCGATTTTCGCCAGCCTGGTGCTGGCCGACGAAATCAACCGGACGCCGCCCAAAACCCAGGCCGCCCTGCTCGAAGCCATGCAGGAAGGCCACGTGACCTACGCCGGTCAGGAGCACGCACTGCCGAAGCCCTTCTTTCTGCTGGCCACCCAGAACCCGATTGAGCAAAGCGGCACTTACCCGCTACCCGAGGCCCAGCTCGACCGGTTTCTGCTCTACATCCGCATCGGCTACCCCACCGAGCAGGAAGAGTTGGCCGTGCTGAGCGGCACCACCGGCACGGCCCGGGCCGAGGTGAAGCCCGTGCTGGGCGGCGAGGATATCCGGCAGTTGCAGCAGTTGGTGCGGCAGGTGAGCCTAAGCCCCGAGTTGCTCGACTTTGTGAACCGCCTGGTGCGCGCCACGCGGCCCGCTACGTCTTCGGTGAAGTTTATTCAGGAATACGGCCGCTGGGGCGCGGGCCCCCGGGCCGGGCAGGCCCTGATTCTGTGCGCCAAGGCCCGGGCCCTGCTGCAGGGCCGCTTCGCCGCCACCCTCGACGACATCCGCACCCTGGCCCCGCCGGTGCTGCGCCACCGCGTGCTGCTCAACTTCAACGCCGAAGCCGAAAACCTGACGCCCGACGACGCCGTGGCCGCGTTATTAAAAGACGTATTGGTGTAG
- a CDS encoding DUF58 domain-containing protein: MLTPELLHALHNLPLAAKQAAEGFLAGHHLSRRRGTGMEFSQYRPYQPGDDLRRLDWRLAARSDRYYIRESEVDTSLTVHLLLDASASMNHRDDNGLTKLDYGRLLLAALAYLAQQQGDAVALSILHPEGLLHLPARSDARQLPRLYQALQNTTGAGRFPAAGQLAPLLARRQRALTVCVSDLYEEQSEINALLTQLRAVAGDVLVLHLMAGNELAFSYRGAVTFQDLESGQTLQLNAEQQRGAYQQQLQQWLRTTAQTARRQGFDYYQLSTAEPLDGALREFLRRRQATSL, translated from the coding sequence ATGCTGACTCCCGAACTTCTGCATGCGCTGCACAACCTGCCGCTGGCGGCCAAACAGGCGGCCGAGGGCTTTCTGGCGGGCCACCACCTGAGCCGGCGGCGCGGCACGGGCATGGAGTTCAGCCAGTACCGACCCTACCAGCCCGGCGACGACCTGCGCCGCCTCGACTGGCGCCTGGCCGCCCGCTCCGACCGGTACTACATTCGCGAATCGGAGGTGGATACCAGCCTGACGGTGCACCTGCTGCTCGACGCCAGCGCCTCGATGAACCACCGCGACGACAACGGTCTGACCAAGCTCGACTACGGCCGGCTGCTGCTGGCGGCGCTGGCCTACCTTGCCCAGCAGCAGGGCGACGCGGTGGCCCTGAGCATTCTGCACCCCGAAGGACTGCTGCACCTGCCCGCCCGCAGTGATGCCCGCCAGCTGCCCCGCCTCTATCAAGCGCTGCAGAACACGACCGGGGCGGGCCGGTTTCCGGCCGCCGGGCAGCTGGCCCCGCTGCTGGCCCGCCGCCAGCGCGCCCTGACCGTGTGCGTGAGTGACCTGTACGAGGAGCAAAGTGAAATCAATGCCCTGCTGACCCAGCTGCGGGCCGTGGCCGGCGACGTGCTGGTGCTGCACCTGATGGCCGGCAACGAGCTGGCCTTCAGCTACCGCGGGGCCGTCACGTTTCAGGATCTGGAGTCGGGCCAGACACTCCAATTGAATGCCGAGCAGCAGCGCGGCGCCTACCAGCAGCAGTTGCAGCAGTGGCTGCGCACCACCGCCCAAACGGCCCGCCGCCAGGGCTTCGACTACTACCAACTCAGCACCGCCGAGCCGCTGGATGGGGCCCTGCGCGAATTTTTGCGCCGCCGCCAAGCCACTTCCCTCTGA
- a CDS encoding BatA domain-containing protein has protein sequence MLTFLAPSGLLALLGIAVPLAIHLWNRRPARTVPVGSIRWLAAAANRRLRNLKLEQLALLLLRGLLLAVLALAQAGPVWRQPAPPRRGQVFVSPELLGSESVAAVRPAIDSLRGRGFVLRQLAPGFPRISDTTWRQATPLSDSVLRPLATQSFWSRVRQATDSFPGQPLRVYSSAALRHFQGVRPTLPPNVSWQTVPLPTTATTWLTAASLPTPDSVRLVLRYGTEDHVSTSFRTVAKPRSANGLLPRVAGLPPLRYEERSNGPSSIRVLAADSPRVAVRTQPLRLWLYHDADHALDARYLQAALRAAALGLAGRLELTSSATPPPVGQRLDWLCWLANSSVPTAWQQRVPQGLTLWQDGRGPSVAVATSFGVASQPARYSLARLDTAAAAGASIWQTATGQPVLSRQTSGQGIIYRFHSRLHPAWSALADSPDLPLLWLSLLEPAASPPPSASDPRQLDAAQLVSRQSTVEAATPLPNAPTDVELRTWFVLAAAVLWGLERWVTNRISSSKALAV, from the coding sequence TTGCTCACCTTTCTTGCTCCTTCCGGGTTGCTGGCACTGCTGGGAATAGCCGTTCCCCTGGCTATTCACCTCTGGAACCGCCGGCCGGCCCGCACGGTACCGGTGGGCAGCATTCGGTGGCTGGCGGCGGCGGCCAACCGGCGGCTGCGCAACCTCAAGCTGGAACAGCTGGCCCTGCTGCTGCTGCGCGGGCTGCTGCTGGCCGTGCTGGCACTGGCGCAGGCTGGCCCGGTGTGGCGCCAGCCTGCCCCGCCCCGCCGGGGGCAGGTGTTCGTCAGCCCGGAGCTGCTGGGTTCCGAATCGGTGGCGGCGGTGCGCCCGGCCATCGACTCGTTGCGCGGCCGGGGCTTTGTGCTGCGGCAGCTGGCCCCGGGCTTTCCCCGCATTTCGGATACTACCTGGCGCCAGGCTACTCCCCTATCCGATTCGGTGCTGCGGCCGCTGGCTACCCAGAGCTTCTGGTCCCGGGTGCGCCAGGCCACCGATTCGTTTCCCGGCCAACCGTTGCGGGTGTATTCGTCGGCGGCCCTGCGGCATTTTCAGGGCGTTCGGCCGACATTGCCTCCGAATGTAAGCTGGCAAACCGTCCCGCTGCCTACCACTGCCACTACCTGGCTGACGGCGGCCAGCCTGCCGACGCCGGACAGTGTGCGGCTGGTACTTCGCTACGGCACCGAGGACCACGTCTCAACCAGCTTCCGAACCGTAGCCAAACCCCGCTCGGCCAATGGCCTGCTGCCCCGCGTCGCCGGTTTGCCGCCCCTGCGCTACGAGGAGCGGAGCAACGGCCCAAGCAGCATTCGGGTGCTGGCGGCCGATTCGCCCCGGGTTGCGGTGCGCACCCAGCCCCTGCGCCTGTGGCTGTACCACGACGCCGACCACGCCCTGGACGCGCGCTACCTGCAGGCCGCGCTGCGGGCCGCGGCCCTGGGGTTGGCCGGGCGGCTGGAACTCACCTCGTCGGCCACTCCGCCCCCCGTTGGGCAGCGCCTCGACTGGCTGTGCTGGCTGGCGAATAGCTCGGTGCCAACGGCCTGGCAGCAGCGGGTGCCGCAGGGCCTCACGCTGTGGCAGGATGGACGCGGGCCCAGCGTAGCCGTTGCCACCAGCTTCGGCGTGGCTTCGCAACCGGCGCGCTACTCCCTCGCGCGCCTCGACACGGCCGCCGCCGCCGGAGCCAGCATCTGGCAGACCGCCACCGGGCAGCCCGTATTGTCGCGCCAAACCAGCGGCCAGGGCATTATCTACCGGTTTCACAGCCGTCTGCACCCCGCCTGGAGCGCCCTGGCCGATAGTCCTGACCTGCCTTTGCTCTGGCTCAGCCTGCTGGAGCCCGCTGCCAGCCCCCCACCCAGCGCATCCGACCCACGCCAGCTTGACGCGGCCCAACTGGTAAGCCGGCAAAGCACGGTGGAGGCTGCTACACCGCTTCCTAACGCGCCCACCGACGTAGAGCTGCGGACGTGGTTTGTGCTGGCCGCCGCCGTGCTCTGGGGCCTGGAACGATGGGTGACAAACCGTATTTCTTCCTCTAAAGCCCTGGCCGTATGA
- a CDS encoding DUF4175 family protein, with product MSAHVLTSSVSSALPVLRQVQRAYRWRRTARVLLPALAVAAVLAVAAWRWPQGQLAASSTALVATALLAWQLGLIWRQPLPHIARRLDRRYPALEDSTGLLLRPTTELNLLEQLQQQQVAIRLRELQGQAGPLLPVRFGPALWLAGAALLLAVGIGLWPRSAASLLTRPAPNVALRFPARPGSPPVPAPNRITETTIQIAPPAYTRRPAFTAAEASFRCPQGSRVQWTVQVAQAARPPQLEIGRQRLPFRPVPGSPRQFTVAYTFTASTLYRIRFAGQASDDYAVEVQPDRGPVVQIKTPKPYTLVEFGQRPEVAVRLTLSDDYGLTRARLVATVAQGQGEAVKFREVATDLSAALRGQPTQAQLTHVLRLPALGLTYGDEVYFYVQAWDNARHSSRSDTYLVQWEDTTVNEASSDMAMGVNVVPAYFRSQRQVIIDTEKLLAEKRGLDPATFASRANDLGHDQKVLRLRYGKFLGEEFEESFGQSAPRPPVAEPDADHADEASHSEAEEAGHDHGTPPPADASVTAESAQLLDTYVHHHDDSETADFLEPAVKAKLRGVLSQMWEAELRLRTARPAEALPYEYRALRLLKQVQQQTRLYVRKSGFEPPIIPESTTRLTGELTGAAAPQLRPPSAPAPAQSAVQVALGLLQQLRQGRPARSADAAVVERAAGALSQAALRNPGRYLSAVRDARQLARELRATRPPCASCLATVEAALTDLLPTPAAVPTRAVAPGRLSRRYFQEASR from the coding sequence ATGAGCGCGCACGTGCTGACCTCATCCGTGTCTTCTGCGCTGCCGGTACTGCGGCAGGTGCAGCGGGCTTACCGCTGGCGGCGCACGGCGCGGGTGCTGCTACCGGCCCTGGCTGTGGCGGCCGTGTTGGCCGTGGCGGCCTGGCGCTGGCCGCAGGGGCAGCTGGCCGCTAGTAGCACCGCGCTAGTAGCTACGGCACTGCTGGCCTGGCAGCTCGGGCTGATCTGGCGCCAGCCGTTACCCCACATTGCCCGGCGGCTGGACCGCCGTTACCCGGCTCTGGAAGATAGCACCGGCTTATTGCTGCGCCCTACGACCGAGCTGAACCTACTGGAGCAGCTCCAGCAGCAACAGGTAGCAATCCGCCTGCGGGAGCTCCAGGGCCAGGCCGGGCCGCTGCTGCCCGTGCGCTTTGGGCCGGCGCTCTGGCTGGCCGGCGCGGCCTTGCTGCTGGCCGTCGGCATCGGGCTATGGCCCCGGAGTGCGGCTTCCTTACTGACCCGCCCAGCTCCCAACGTGGCCCTGCGCTTTCCGGCCCGGCCCGGTTCGCCCCCTGTTCCCGCGCCGAACCGGATTACCGAAACGACCATTCAGATTGCGCCGCCGGCCTACACGCGCCGGCCAGCCTTCACGGCCGCGGAGGCCTCGTTCCGGTGCCCCCAAGGCTCCCGCGTGCAGTGGACGGTGCAGGTTGCCCAAGCGGCCCGCCCGCCCCAGCTGGAAATCGGGCGGCAGCGCCTGCCGTTCCGGCCGGTGCCCGGCTCGCCCCGGCAGTTCACCGTGGCCTACACGTTTACGGCCTCCACGCTCTACCGAATCCGGTTTGCCGGCCAGGCTTCCGACGACTACGCCGTGGAGGTGCAGCCCGACCGGGGCCCGGTGGTGCAAATCAAAACGCCCAAGCCCTACACGCTGGTCGAGTTCGGACAACGGCCGGAGGTGGCCGTGCGCCTGACCCTGAGCGACGACTACGGCCTGACCCGGGCCCGCCTGGTGGCCACCGTGGCCCAGGGCCAGGGCGAGGCCGTGAAGTTTCGGGAAGTAGCCACCGACCTGAGCGCGGCCCTGCGCGGCCAGCCCACGCAGGCCCAGCTCACGCACGTGCTGCGCCTGCCGGCCCTGGGCCTCACTTACGGCGACGAAGTGTATTTCTACGTGCAGGCCTGGGATAATGCCCGGCACTCGTCCCGCTCCGATACTTACTTGGTGCAGTGGGAAGACACGACCGTGAATGAGGCATCTTCGGATATGGCCATGGGCGTAAACGTGGTGCCGGCCTATTTCCGCAGCCAGCGCCAGGTCATCATTGATACAGAGAAGTTGCTGGCCGAAAAGCGTGGGCTCGACCCCGCCACCTTTGCCTCCCGCGCCAACGACCTGGGCCACGACCAGAAAGTGCTCCGGCTGCGCTACGGGAAATTTCTGGGCGAGGAGTTCGAGGAAAGCTTCGGCCAAAGCGCCCCCCGCCCCCCGGTAGCCGAGCCCGACGCCGACCACGCCGACGAAGCCAGCCACTCCGAAGCCGAGGAAGCCGGCCACGACCACGGCACCCCACCGCCGGCCGATGCATCCGTCACGGCCGAGTCGGCGCAGCTGCTCGACACCTACGTGCACCACCACGACGACTCCGAAACCGCCGATTTTCTGGAGCCGGCCGTCAAAGCCAAGCTGCGGGGCGTGCTGAGTCAGATGTGGGAGGCTGAGCTGCGGCTGCGCACCGCCCGGCCCGCCGAAGCGTTGCCCTACGAATACCGCGCCCTGCGCCTGCTCAAGCAGGTGCAGCAGCAAACCCGCCTCTACGTGCGCAAGTCCGGCTTTGAGCCTCCGATTATTCCCGAATCGACCACACGCCTCACCGGCGAGCTAACGGGCGCGGCAGCGCCGCAGCTCCGGCCCCCGTCGGCTCCGGCACCGGCACAGTCGGCAGTGCAGGTGGCGCTGGGCCTGCTGCAGCAGCTGCGCCAAGGCCGCCCGGCCCGATCCGCGGATGCGGCTGTCGTGGAGCGCGCCGCCGGGGCCTTGTCGCAGGCGGCGTTGCGCAACCCCGGCCGCTACCTGTCGGCGGTGCGCGATGCCCGGCAGCTCGCCCGGGAGCTTCGCGCCACCCGGCCCCCGTGCGCTTCCTGCCTGGCCACCGTAGAAGCGGCCCTCACCGATTTGCTGCCCACTCCAGCGGCGGTTCCCACGCGCGCTGTAGCGCCCGGCCGCCTGTCGCGCCGCTATTTTCAGGAGGCCAGCCGATGA